A section of the Triticum dicoccoides isolate Atlit2015 ecotype Zavitan chromosome 7A, WEW_v2.0, whole genome shotgun sequence genome encodes:
- the LOC119331706 gene encoding uncharacterized protein LOC119331706: protein MVPLLLLCMAAAMEGAAALHLCVDRLYDSTQGKHDDGLPHLNPTEEATWMALLPRKLGAKAEFDWLALYRSLTRGAGGAPAEFLSQASLHDVRLAPGSMYWQGQQTNLEYLLYLDPDRLTWSFRQQAGLPTVGEPYGGWEAPDGHLRGHFVGHYLSASAHMWASTHNDTLREKMARVVDILDDCQRKMGTGYLSAYPDEVFDMYEELSEAWSPYYTIHKIMQGLLDQYTLASNRKGLDMVVWMTDYFSERVKNLIQTHSIQRHWEAMNEETGGLNDVMYQLYTLTKEQKHLTMAHLFDKPCFLGPLSLHDDDIAGLHVNTHIPVLVGAQKRYEVVGDHLYKDIATFFFDVVNSSHIFATGGTSTSEHWHDPKRLVDEIKISSNEETCTTYNLLKVSRNLFRWTKEVKYADHYERLLINGIMGNQRGTQPGVMIYFLPMGPGRSKSISGGHPSGLPPKNPGGWGGPNDTFWCCYGTGIESFSKLGDTIYFLEEGEVPGLYIAQHIPSTFDWKAAGLTVVQQAKPLLSTDPYFEVTISISAKGDAQPAKVSVRIPSWTSTADAMATLNGKKLNLTSAGDFLTLTKLWGDDTLVLQFPINLRTEAIKDDRPEYASIQAVLFGPHLLAGLTHGNKTINATEHSNDGLTPGMWEVDARNATSTADWIAALPHEAINSQLVTLTQRSGAQTFVLSVSATDGTLTMERMPVAGSDACVRATIVVDTYVVDSTAAEHGAAAPVLHGPNVTIAPFDRPGMAITNGFEVKLHPGPEALFNAVPGLDGLPGSVSLELGTRPGCFVRAPAGYSAGDKAQVGCRTSSGGGDDAAFRKAASFTQAAPLRLYHPLSFVAKGTERSFVLEPLRSLQDEFYTVYFNLVTAAADS from the exons ATGGTGCCGCTGCTGCTTCTGTGCATGGCCGCGGCCATGGAGGGCGCGGCGGCGCTGCACCTGTGCGTGGACCGGCTGTACGACAGCACGCAGGGCAAGCACGACGACGGCCTGCCCCACCTGAACCCGACGGAGGAGGCGACCTGGATGGCGCTCCTGCCGCGCAAGCTCGGCGCCAAGGCCGAGTTCGACTGGCTCGCGCTCTACCGGAGCCTCACGCGCGGCGCCGGCGGCGCCCCTGCGGAGTTCCTCTCCCAGGCGTCCCTGCACGACGTCCGCCTCGCCCCCGGCTCCATGTACTGGCAGGGCCAGCAGACCAACCTCGAGTACCTCCTCTACCTCGACCCCGACCGCCTCACCTGGAGCTTCCGCCAGCAGGCCGGCCTGCCCACCGTCGGCGAGCCCTACGGCGGGTGGGAGGCGCCCGACGGCCACCTCCGCGGCCATTTCGTAG GGCACTACCTGAGCGCGAGCGCGCACATGTGGGCGAGCACGCACAACGACACCCTGAGGGAGAAGATGGCCAGGGTGGTGGACATCCTCGACGACTGCCAGAGGAAGATGGGCACGGGGTACCTTTCGGCTTACCCCGACGAGGTGTTCGACATGTACGAGGAGCTCTCCGAGGCCTGGTCGCCCTACTACACCATCCACAAG ATCATGCAAGGCCTTCTGGATCAGTACACGTTGGCTTCGAATCGAAAGGGCCTTGACATGGTGGTGTGGATGACGGATTACTTCAGCGAGCGTGTGAAGAACCTGATACAGACGCACTCGATCCAGAGGCACTGGGAGGCGATGAACGAGGAGACCGGCGGATTGAACGATGTCATGTATCAGCTGTATACCCTGACG AAAGAGCAGAAGCACCTAACGATGGCCCATCTTTTCGACAAACCGTGCTTCCTCGGCCCCCTCAGCCTTCAT GATGATGATATAGCGGGGTTGCATGTTAACACTCACATTCCTGTCCTAGTCGGTGCGCAAAAGAGATATGAAGTCGTCGGTGACCATCTTTACAAG GACATTGCAACATTCTTCTTTGACGTTGTAAACTCCTCCCACATATTTGCAACAGGAGGCACATCTACCTCGGAACACTG GCACGACCCGAAGCGACTAGTAGACGAGATCAAAATCAGCTCCAACGAGGAGACTTGCACCACCTACAACTTGCTTAAG GTGTCCCGAAACCTGTTCAGGTGGACGAAGGAAGTCAAGTATGCCGATCACTACGAGAGGCTGCTCATCAATGGGATCATGGGCAACCAGAGGGGAACGCAGCCTGGTGTCATGATCTACTTCCTTCCCATGGGTCCTGGGCGATCCAAGAGCATCAGCGGCGGGCACCCTtccggccttccccccaagaaccccGGGGGGTGGGGAGGTCCAAATGACACCTTCTGGTGCTGCTACGGGAcag GGATAGAATCGTTCTCAAAGTTGGGGGACACCATATACTTCCTGGAGGAGGGTGAAGTGCCGGGGCTCTACATCGCGCAGCACATACCGAGCACCTTCGACTGGAAAGCAGCAGGCCTCACCGTGGTGCAGCAGGCCAAGCCACTGCTGTCGACGGATCCTTACTTTGAAGTCACAATCTCCATTTCTGCCAAG GGAGATGCCCAGCCAGCAAAGGTGAGCGTGAGGATCCCTTCATGGACATCCACAGCTGACGCAATGGCAACTCTGAATGGCAAAAAACTCAACCTGACATCTGCAG GTGATttcctcacgttgacaaaactctggGGCGATGATACCTTAGTGCTCCAATTTCCCATTAACTTGAGAACCGAGGCAATCAAAG ATGAccggccggagtatgcgtccatccAGGCGGTGCTGTTCGGGCCGCACCTCCTCGCCGGCCTGACACACGGCAACAAGACCATTAACGCGACCGAGCACTCCAACGACGGCCTGACCCCGGGCATGTGGGAGGTGGACGCCAGGAACGCCACCTCCACGGCCGACTGGATCGCCGCGCTCCCTCATGAGGCGATCAACTCGCAGCTCGTCACCCTGACGCAGCGGTCCGGCGCGCAGACCTTCGTCCTGTCGGTGTCGGCCACCGACGGCACGCTGACAATGGAGCGTATGCCCGTCGCCGGCAGCGACGCGTGCGTGCGCGCCACGATCGTGGTCGACACGTACGTGGTGGACAGCACCGCCGCTGAGCACGGCGCCGCCGCTCCTGTTCTGCATGGGCCGAACGTGACGATCGCGCCGTTCGACAGGCCGGGCATGGCGATCACCAACGGCTTCGAGGTCAAGCTGCATCCAGGGCCGGAGGCCCTGTTCAACGCCGTGCCCGGGCTGGACGGGCTCCCCGGCTCGGTGTCCCTGGAGCTCGGCACCAGGCCAGGGTGCTTCGTGAGGGCGCCCGCGGGCTACAGCGCCGGCGACAAGGCCCAGGTCGGCTGCCGgacgagcagcggcggcggcgacgacgcggcGTTCCGGAAGGCGGCGAGCTTCACGCAGGCGGCGCCGCTGCGCCTGTACCACCCGCTGAGCTTCGTGGCCAAGGGCACGGAGAGGAGCTTCGTGCTGGAGCCGCTGCGGAGCCTCCAGGACGAGTTCTACACCGTCTACTTCAACCtggtcaccgccgccgccgacagctGA